One part of the Dyadobacter sp. 676 genome encodes these proteins:
- a CDS encoding beta-propeller fold lactonase family protein, which translates to MIKNLSFGLCLLLSCIFGFGCKKNAGSPRQSEEAAVYKELSSKRIGLPNGWSLTPVGRSLDLDDLPLNLVVSPSKKYLAVTNNGQSTQSITLIDAATEKVLDTATVAKSYLGLAFSQDERTLYASGGNDNKILVFKIESGQLVPSEPIVLGKPWPVKISPAGIAVDDAQHRIYVVTKEDCSLYVCDIRTKKATSKLNLGAAAYTCLLSRDGKELYVSLWGGSRVAVVNTETLKISAEIATNKNPNDLLLTRDGKFLYVANGNDNTVALIDLDKRQVSETLTASLFPNAPVGTTPNGLALSEDEKTLYIANADNNCLAVFDVETKGRSHSVGFIPTGWYPTAVKTIGPKIFVTNGKGFSSRANPKGPNPNLSKVPQQVGPNPQAYTGREQYIGGLFKGTLSIIDVPSAQMLSAYSRVVYANTPYTKNKELHAEGEAGNPIPMKVGDKSPIKYVFYIIKENRTYDQVLGDMKEGNGDSSLCLFPEKITPNQHALAREFVLLDNFYVDAEVSADGHNWSSAAYANDYVEKNWVTSYGGRGGTYDYEGQKEIAHPRDGFIWDHALRAGVTFRSYGWFADEGKANIKTLEGKYCPTFKGYDLGYKDIDREAAWEKDFDRLVASGTLPRLNTIRFGNDHTSGASVGKATPFAAVADNDLAVGRFVEHLSKSKVWNESVVFILEDDAQNGPDHVDAHRSIAFVAGGFVKRGFADHTMYSTSGMLRTIELILGLKPMSQYDAAATPMWRCFNNKPNPAAFTSRKPGVDLDQKNMAVNTNSRRSDQFDLSVPDAIDDLVFSEIVWQTVRGEKSVMPAPRRGAFVRLEKGEEEDEEFDQD; encoded by the coding sequence CTCTGCCTGCTGCTGAGCTGTATTTTTGGTTTCGGCTGTAAGAAAAATGCCGGTTCCCCGCGGCAGTCGGAGGAGGCGGCCGTTTATAAGGAACTTTCCTCGAAACGCATCGGCCTGCCCAATGGCTGGTCGCTGACGCCCGTGGGGAGAAGCCTGGATCTGGATGATCTGCCCCTGAACCTGGTGGTTTCTCCATCAAAAAAATACCTGGCTGTAACCAACAACGGACAAAGCACGCAGAGCATTACCCTGATCGACGCGGCGACGGAAAAAGTGCTGGATACGGCCACAGTTGCCAAATCATACCTGGGCCTTGCATTCAGCCAGGATGAACGAACGTTGTATGCGTCCGGCGGAAACGACAACAAAATTTTGGTATTCAAAATTGAAAGCGGGCAGCTTGTACCCTCCGAGCCGATCGTGTTGGGGAAACCGTGGCCCGTTAAAATTTCCCCCGCCGGAATAGCCGTGGACGACGCGCAGCACAGGATTTATGTGGTGACCAAGGAAGACTGCTCGCTTTATGTTTGTGATATCCGGACGAAAAAAGCGACTTCAAAGCTCAATTTGGGTGCCGCCGCTTACACCTGCCTGCTTTCGCGCGACGGCAAGGAGCTGTATGTTTCGCTCTGGGGCGGTTCCCGGGTGGCGGTTGTGAATACCGAAACATTGAAAATTTCAGCCGAAATTGCCACCAACAAAAACCCCAACGACCTGCTGCTGACCAGGGACGGCAAGTTTTTATATGTCGCAAATGGCAACGATAACACCGTAGCGCTCATCGACCTGGACAAAAGGCAGGTTTCCGAGACATTAACCGCGTCGCTTTTCCCGAATGCGCCGGTAGGCACGACGCCCAACGGGTTGGCGCTCAGCGAAGATGAAAAAACGCTGTACATCGCCAACGCCGATAATAACTGCCTGGCGGTATTTGATGTAGAAACCAAAGGACGCAGCCATTCCGTCGGATTTATCCCGACAGGCTGGTACCCGACGGCGGTAAAAACGATCGGCCCTAAGATATTCGTTACCAACGGAAAAGGCTTTTCGTCCAGGGCGAACCCCAAAGGCCCGAACCCGAATCTTTCGAAGGTTCCGCAGCAGGTGGGGCCGAACCCGCAGGCCTATACGGGCAGGGAACAGTACATTGGCGGGTTGTTCAAAGGCACATTGTCGATTATCGATGTACCGTCGGCCCAAATGCTGTCGGCATATTCCCGGGTCGTTTACGCCAATACACCTTATACCAAAAATAAGGAGCTTCATGCTGAAGGCGAGGCCGGGAATCCCATCCCAATGAAAGTAGGCGACAAGTCACCGATCAAATATGTGTTCTACATCATCAAGGAAAACCGTACTTATGACCAGGTACTCGGGGATATGAAGGAAGGGAACGGCGACAGTTCGCTTTGTTTGTTTCCCGAAAAAATCACGCCGAATCAGCACGCGCTCGCCCGTGAATTTGTGTTGCTAGATAACTTTTATGTCGACGCCGAAGTGAGCGCCGACGGACATAACTGGTCGTCGGCGGCCTATGCCAACGATTACGTGGAAAAGAACTGGGTCACCAGCTACGGAGGCCGCGGAGGTACTTACGACTATGAAGGCCAAAAAGAAATAGCCCACCCCCGCGATGGATTCATATGGGACCACGCATTGCGCGCAGGCGTGACGTTCCGTAGCTATGGATGGTTCGCCGATGAAGGAAAAGCAAATATCAAAACCCTGGAAGGCAAGTACTGTCCGACATTCAAAGGTTACGACCTCGGCTACAAGGACATCGACAGGGAAGCCGCCTGGGAGAAGGATTTCGATCGGCTGGTGGCATCGGGCACTCTCCCGAGACTGAACACGATTCGTTTTGGCAACGATCATACCTCGGGCGCCAGCGTCGGAAAAGCGACGCCATTTGCCGCGGTTGCCGATAACGACCTGGCCGTGGGACGCTTTGTGGAGCACCTTTCCAAAAGCAAGGTATGGAACGAATCAGTGGTGTTTATCCTGGAAGACGACGCTCAGAATGGCCCGGACCATGTAGATGCACACCGCTCCATTGCATTCGTTGCCGGCGGTTTCGTAAAACGCGGCTTTGCCGACCACACAATGTACTCCACCTCGGGAATGCTCCGTACCATCGAACTGATATTGGGGCTGAAACCGATGAGCCAGTACGATGCGGCTGCCACGCCGATGTGGAGATGTTTCAACAATAAGCCTAATCCTGCCGCATTTACCTCCCGGAAACCGGGTGTAGACCTTGATCAGAAGAATATGGCCGTCAATACAAATTCCCGCCGCTCCGATCAGTTCGATCTTTCCGTACCCGACGCGATCGACGATCTGGTTTTCAGCGAAATCGTATGGCAAACCGTGCGCGGGGAGAAAAGCGTAATGCCCGCTCCCCGGCGTGGCGCTTTCGTCAGGCTTGAAAAAGGAGAAGAAGAGGATGAGGAATTCGATCAGGATTGA